A stretch of Pseudomonas sp. LS.1a DNA encodes these proteins:
- a CDS encoding fumarate hydratase: protein MTVIKQDDLIQSVADALQFISYYHPVDFIQAMHEAYLREESPAARDSIAQILINSRMCATGHRPICQDTGIVTVFVRVGMDVRWDGATLSVDDMINEGVRRAYNLPENVLRASILADPAGARKNTKDNTPAVIHYSIVPGDKVEVDVAAKGGGSENKSKMAMLNPSDSIVDWVLKTVPTMGAGWCPPGMLGIGIGGTAEKAAVMAKEVLMESIDIHELKARGPQNRLEEIRLELFEKVNQLGIGAQGLGGLTTVLDVKIMDYPTHAASLPVCMIPNCAATRHAHFVLDGSGPAELEAPSLDAYPEIVWEAGPSARRVNLDAITPEEVASWKPGETILLNGKMLTGRDAAHKRMVEMLNRGEELPVDLKGRFIYYVGPVDPVGDEVVGPAGPTTATRMDKFTRQILEQTGLLGMIGKSERGPAAIEAIKDNKAVYLMAVGGAAYLVAQAIRKSKVLAFAELGMEAIYEFEVKDMPVTVAVDSNGESVHITGPALWQSKIAQSLAVEVK, encoded by the coding sequence ATGACCGTGATCAAGCAAGACGACCTGATTCAGAGCGTCGCCGATGCCCTGCAATTCATCTCGTACTACCACCCCGTCGATTTCATCCAGGCCATGCACGAGGCCTATCTGCGTGAAGAGTCGCCTGCTGCGCGCGATTCCATCGCCCAGATCCTGATCAACTCGCGCATGTGCGCCACCGGCCACCGCCCGATCTGCCAGGACACCGGTATTGTCACCGTGTTCGTGCGCGTGGGCATGGACGTGCGTTGGGACGGCGCCACCCTGAGCGTCGACGACATGATCAACGAAGGTGTGCGTCGCGCCTACAACCTGCCTGAAAACGTCCTGCGCGCTTCGATCCTGGCCGACCCGGCCGGTGCCCGCAAGAACACCAAGGACAACACCCCGGCAGTGATCCACTACTCCATCGTCCCCGGCGACAAGGTCGAGGTCGATGTCGCGGCCAAGGGCGGCGGCTCGGAGAACAAGTCGAAGATGGCCATGCTCAACCCGTCCGACTCGATCGTCGACTGGGTACTGAAGACCGTCCCGACCATGGGCGCTGGCTGGTGCCCGCCTGGCATGCTCGGCATCGGCATCGGCGGTACCGCCGAGAAGGCCGCAGTGATGGCCAAGGAAGTGTTGATGGAGTCCATCGACATCCACGAACTGAAAGCCCGTGGCCCGCAGAACCGCCTGGAAGAAATCCGCCTGGAGCTGTTCGAGAAGGTCAACCAGCTGGGCATCGGCGCCCAGGGCCTGGGTGGCCTGACCACCGTGCTCGACGTCAAGATCATGGACTACCCGACCCACGCCGCTTCGCTGCCGGTGTGCATGATCCCCAACTGCGCCGCCACCCGCCACGCCCACTTCGTGCTCGATGGCTCCGGCCCGGCCGAGCTGGAAGCGCCGTCGCTGGACGCCTACCCGGAAATCGTCTGGGAAGCCGGCCCGAGCGCCCGTCGCGTCAACCTCGACGCCATCACCCCGGAAGAAGTCGCCAGCTGGAAGCCGGGCGAAACCATCCTGCTCAACGGCAAGATGCTGACCGGCCGCGATGCCGCGCACAAGCGCATGGTCGAAATGCTCAACCGCGGCGAAGAGCTGCCGGTGGACCTGAAAGGCCGCTTCATCTACTACGTCGGCCCGGTCGACCCGGTCGGTGACGAAGTGGTAGGCCCAGCCGGCCCGACCACCGCTACCCGCATGGACAAGTTCACCCGCCAGATCCTCGAACAGACCGGCCTGCTGGGCATGATCGGCAAGTCCGAGCGCGGCCCTGCCGCCATCGAAGCGATCAAGGACAACAAGGCCGTGTACCTGATGGCCGTTGGCGGCGCTGCCTACCTGGTGGCCCAGGCCATCCGCAAGTCGAAGGTCCTGGCCTTCGCCGAACTGGGCATGGAAGCGATCTACGAGTTCGAGGTCAAGGACATGCCGGTGACCGTCGCCGTGGACAGCAACGGTGAGTCGGTACACATCACTGGCCCTGCCCTGTGGCAGAGCAAGATTGCCCAGAGCCTGGCAGTCGAAGTGAAGTAA
- a CDS encoding carbon-nitrogen hydrolase family protein: protein MIRLAACQYAIELHETWDAYADHLQGLCAEAVEAGARLLLLPEYAGLVLSGQLSAEQRGDLKASIAGIQPLIEPWKALCESLARRWGIYLQPGSVPVLDSDGRYRNRAWLFGPKGVMGYQDKLMMTRFEREQWDIAAGQGLQVFETELGRLGILICYDNEFPMLARRLAEAGADLILAPSCTDTEAGYHRVRIGAQARALENQLAVLQSPTVGLAPWSPALDENIGRAGLFVPPDHGMPGDGVVALSEALSPVCSQWLVCEVDLEEVRRVRREGQVFTRRDWPEQFERIV from the coding sequence ATGATCCGTCTGGCTGCCTGCCAGTACGCCATCGAGCTGCATGAAACCTGGGACGCCTACGCCGACCACCTGCAAGGCCTGTGCGCCGAGGCGGTGGAGGCGGGGGCCCGCCTGCTGCTGTTGCCGGAGTACGCCGGGCTGGTGCTGAGCGGGCAGCTGAGTGCCGAGCAGCGGGGTGACCTGAAGGCTTCCATCGCCGGCATCCAGCCGCTGATCGAGCCATGGAAGGCGCTGTGCGAGAGCCTTGCCAGGCGCTGGGGGATCTACCTGCAACCGGGCAGCGTACCGGTGCTGGACAGTGATGGGCGCTACCGCAACCGTGCCTGGCTGTTCGGCCCCAAGGGTGTAATGGGCTACCAGGACAAGCTGATGATGACCCGCTTCGAGCGGGAGCAGTGGGACATAGCCGCGGGCCAGGGGCTGCAGGTGTTTGAAACCGAACTGGGGCGCCTGGGGATCCTGATCTGCTACGACAACGAATTCCCGATGCTGGCCCGGCGCCTGGCCGAGGCTGGTGCCGACCTGATCCTGGCGCCGAGCTGTACCGACACCGAGGCCGGTTACCACCGGGTGCGCATTGGCGCGCAGGCGCGGGCGTTGGAGAACCAGCTTGCGGTGTTGCAGAGCCCTACGGTCGGGCTGGCGCCCTGGTCGCCGGCGCTGGACGAGAATATCGGCCGGGCAGGGTTGTTCGTACCGCCGGATCACGGGATGCCGGGGGATGGGGTGGTGGCCTTGAGTGAGGCATTGAGCCCGGTGTGCAGCCAGTGGCTGGTGTGTGAGGTGGATCTGGAGGAAGTGCGGCGAGTGAGGCGGGAAGGGCAGGTTTTTACCCGCAGGGACTGGCCGGAGCAGTTCGAACGAATTGTGTAG
- a CDS encoding GNAT family N-acetyltransferase produces the protein MEIRLLHGAAIAPYIDDLARLRLTVFREFPYLYDGTPEYEAEYLATYARSGRSLVVLALDDGKVVGASTGLPLVDVAPEFQQPFLAQGRDPASVYYFGESVVLPEYRGQGLGVRFFIERESYAHKLAEFDYCAFCAVERPGVHPRRPVDYKPLHGFWRNRGFLHDPSLRTSYAWRDLDEQESSDKLMSFWLKELPI, from the coding sequence ATGGAAATACGCCTGTTGCACGGCGCCGCTATCGCGCCTTACATCGATGACCTCGCTCGCCTGCGCCTTACCGTGTTCCGCGAGTTTCCCTACCTTTATGACGGCACCCCGGAGTACGAGGCCGAGTACCTGGCCACCTATGCGCGCTCCGGGCGCAGCCTGGTGGTGCTGGCGCTGGACGACGGCAAGGTGGTCGGCGCCTCCACCGGCCTGCCGCTGGTGGATGTCGCCCCCGAGTTCCAGCAGCCGTTCCTGGCCCAGGGGCGTGACCCGGCCAGCGTGTACTACTTCGGTGAATCGGTAGTACTGCCCGAATACCGTGGCCAGGGCCTGGGGGTGCGCTTTTTCATCGAGCGCGAGTCCTACGCGCACAAGCTGGCCGAGTTCGATTACTGCGCGTTCTGCGCGGTCGAGCGGCCAGGGGTGCATCCGCGGCGGCCAGTGGACTACAAGCCGTTGCACGGCTTCTGGCGGAACCGCGGCTTCCTGCACGACCCGTCGCTGCGCACCAGCTACGCCTGGCGTGACCTGGACGAGCAGGAAAGCTCCGACAAGCTGATGTCGTTCTGGCTCAAGGAACTGCCGATATGA
- a CDS encoding nuclear transport factor 2 family protein → MTATELVNAYYAAFNAGDMPAFLALLSEDVIHDINQGERQMGKARFAAFMDKMNRCYRERLADIVVMQNADGSRAAAEFTVHGEYLADDEGLPAANGQTYVLPAGAFFYIHCGKIARVTNYYNLNDWVEQVA, encoded by the coding sequence ATGACCGCTACCGAACTGGTAAATGCTTACTACGCCGCCTTCAACGCTGGAGACATGCCCGCCTTTCTCGCCCTGCTCAGCGAGGATGTGATCCACGACATCAACCAGGGCGAGCGGCAGATGGGCAAGGCCCGGTTTGCAGCGTTCATGGACAAGATGAACCGCTGCTACCGCGAGCGCCTGGCCGATATCGTGGTGATGCAGAACGCCGACGGCAGCCGCGCGGCGGCGGAGTTCACCGTGCATGGGGAATATCTGGCCGATGACGAAGGGTTGCCGGCGGCCAACGGGCAGACCTATGTGCTGCCGGCGGGGGCGTTCTTCTATATCCACTGTGGGAAGATTGCCCGGGTGACCAACTACTACAACCTCAATGACTGGGTCGAGCAGGTGGCCTGA
- a CDS encoding DJ-1/PfpI family protein: MTAKKILMLVGDYVEDYEVMVPFQALSMVGHTVHAVCPEKVAGQTVRTAIHDFEGEQTYSEKPGHNFALNYDFVRVRAESYDALLIPGGRAPEYLRLDEKVLELVRAFDQAGKPIAAVCHGAQLLAAAGVLEGRECSAYPACAPEVRLAGGTFIDIAVDQAHVDGNLVTAPAWPAHPAWLAAFLKVLGTRIA, translated from the coding sequence ATGACGGCGAAGAAAATTCTCATGCTGGTTGGTGACTACGTCGAAGACTACGAGGTCATGGTGCCGTTCCAGGCGCTGAGCATGGTCGGGCACACGGTGCATGCGGTATGCCCGGAAAAGGTCGCGGGGCAGACGGTGCGTACCGCGATTCATGATTTTGAGGGCGAACAGACCTACAGCGAAAAGCCGGGGCACAACTTTGCCTTGAATTATGACTTTGTGCGGGTGCGGGCCGAGAGTTACGACGCGTTGTTGATCCCGGGTGGCCGTGCGCCAGAGTACCTGCGTCTGGATGAAAAGGTGCTGGAGCTGGTGCGTGCGTTCGACCAGGCCGGCAAGCCGATCGCGGCGGTATGCCATGGTGCCCAGTTGCTGGCAGCGGCCGGTGTGCTGGAAGGGCGTGAATGCAGTGCGTACCCGGCGTGTGCGCCGGAAGTGCGCCTGGCGGGTGGGACATTCATCGATATCGCGGTGGACCAGGCGCATGTGGACGGCAACCTGGTGACGGCACCGGCATGGCCGGCGCATCCGGCGTGGCTGGCTGCCTTCCTCAAGGTGCTTGGTACCCGTATAGCCTGA
- a CDS encoding phospholipase D-like domain-containing protein, protein MPGPVFPWRDGNQFELLIDGPEFFPRMLLAIMRAEIQVDLELYLVEAGDCADAVVEALEQAARRGVRVRCLFDDYGSLAFNSKLRQRLLDAGVYLRWYNRLRWKRGLRNLYRDHRKLLLVDERWAVVGGTGVTDEFWTPGEATSEWHEVMVQMQGPVVNDWQLLFDRQWHANNRRTAWRPAEGFGLPRLPKVPAQGQGMGRVAYADARQHQDILHSLVRAINSGKQRVWLATPYFLPTWSVRRSLRRAAGKGVDVRLLLTGPRTDHPSVRYAGHRYYPRLLRAGVRIYEYQPCFLHLKMVLIDDWVSIGSCNFDHWNLRFNLEANIEALDPPLTAAVQASFERDFALSEVVDLGQWHARPLWRRVKQRLWGWLDRLVVNLLDRRD, encoded by the coding sequence ATGCCGGGGCCGGTCTTCCCCTGGCGGGATGGCAACCAGTTCGAACTGCTGATCGACGGCCCCGAGTTCTTTCCGCGCATGCTCCTGGCGATCATGCGCGCCGAAATCCAGGTCGACCTGGAGCTGTACCTGGTCGAGGCCGGTGACTGCGCGGATGCGGTGGTCGAAGCGTTGGAGCAGGCCGCCCGACGCGGCGTGCGGGTGCGCTGCCTGTTCGACGACTATGGCTCGCTGGCTTTCAACAGCAAGCTGCGTCAGCGCCTGCTGGACGCGGGTGTGTACCTGCGCTGGTACAACCGCCTGCGCTGGAAGCGCGGCCTGCGCAACCTGTACCGCGATCACCGCAAACTGCTGCTGGTGGATGAGCGCTGGGCCGTGGTGGGCGGCACGGGCGTTACCGACGAGTTCTGGACGCCGGGCGAGGCGACCAGTGAATGGCACGAGGTGATGGTGCAGATGCAGGGGCCTGTGGTGAACGACTGGCAGTTGCTGTTCGACCGCCAGTGGCACGCCAACAACCGTCGCACCGCCTGGCGCCCCGCCGAGGGCTTTGGCCTGCCGCGCCTGCCCAAGGTGCCTGCGCAGGGGCAGGGCATGGGCCGGGTAGCCTATGCCGACGCCCGCCAGCACCAGGACATCCTGCATTCGCTGGTGCGGGCGATCAACAGCGGCAAGCAGCGAGTGTGGCTGGCCACACCTTACTTCCTGCCGACCTGGAGCGTGCGCCGCTCGCTGCGACGGGCTGCCGGCAAGGGGGTCGATGTGCGGCTGCTGCTGACCGGTCCGCGCACTGATCACCCCTCGGTACGTTACGCCGGGCACCGCTATTACCCCCGTTTGCTGCGCGCCGGGGTGCGCATCTACGAGTATCAACCGTGTTTCCTGCACCTGAAGATGGTTTTGATCGACGACTGGGTCAGTATCGGCTCATGCAATTTCGATCACTGGAACCTGCGCTTCAACCTCGAGGCCAATATCGAGGCCCTCGACCCGCCGCTGACGGCGGCCGTGCAGGCCAGCTTCGAGCGTGATTTTGCCTTGAGCGAGGTGGTCGACCTCGGGCAGTGGCATGCCCGGCCGCTATGGCGCCGGGTGAAGCAGCGGTTGTGGGGTTGGCTGGACCGGTTGGTGGTCAACTTGCTCGACCGTCGCGACTGA
- a CDS encoding YceI family protein has protein sequence MFKLPRLLPALLLAFCLPAHANWHLDGESSRLSFITGKNGNTAEVHRFLVLHGTVDRKGVAGLSIEMDSVSSGVPLRDERMREDLFEVERFAEAKVQAQLDLRPINDLANGAQIELRLPLTVTLHGQSHSYNALLLATRLDERRFQVVTLEPLVLRAEDFGLLPGLQRLRKFAGLTSINPSVPVSAVLIFTAR, from the coding sequence ATGTTCAAGCTGCCCCGCCTGCTGCCCGCCTTGTTGCTGGCTTTTTGCCTGCCCGCCCACGCCAACTGGCACCTCGATGGCGAGTCTTCGCGCCTTTCGTTCATTACCGGCAAGAACGGTAACACCGCCGAAGTGCACCGCTTTCTGGTGCTGCATGGCACGGTCGACCGCAAGGGCGTTGCCGGGCTGAGTATCGAGATGGACTCGGTGAGCAGTGGCGTTCCGCTGCGTGACGAACGCATGCGCGAGGACCTGTTCGAGGTCGAGCGTTTTGCCGAAGCCAAGGTGCAGGCGCAACTGGACCTGCGGCCGATCAACGACCTGGCCAACGGTGCCCAGATCGAGCTGCGCCTGCCGCTGACGGTGACTCTGCATGGCCAGTCGCACAGCTACAACGCTTTGCTGCTGGCCACCCGCCTGGACGAGCGACGCTTCCAGGTGGTGACCCTTGAGCCCCTGGTGCTGCGCGCCGAGGATTTCGGCCTGCTGCCCGGGCTGCAACGCCTGCGCAAGTTCGCCGGGCTCACGTCCATCAACCCGTCGGTGCCGGTTAGCGCGGTGCTGATCTTCACCGCCCGCTGA
- a CDS encoding serine hydrolase domain-containing protein, giving the protein MLKGLLLFFCMAMAPAKAEVWPDPDWHNDPAPLDWQAVDAYAFPARTTAERSGIRTDALLIIRDGRILHERYAPPTSAATAHLTWSISKSVLATLLGVAQGEGRFQLQDPVTRFYPAMQAHPGVRMADLLHWASGLDWQEDYEYAPLKSSVVAMLYTRGREDMAAYTAARDTVASPGQRFLYSSGDSNLLAAALRGMLDASQYPDYPWHALFTPLGIDSAVWERDRAGTYVGSSYLYLSARDLARIGLLMQREGRWQDRQLLPRPWVAFNRTPFAAAEAVPGEANPGGHWWLNQPLAGAARPWPSAPADTYAALGHWGQALYVLPAQKLVIVRYADDRDGSYQHDEMLRRILVALAGKGA; this is encoded by the coding sequence ATGCTGAAAGGTCTGCTGCTGTTTTTTTGTATGGCCATGGCCCCTGCCAAGGCTGAGGTCTGGCCTGACCCTGACTGGCACAACGACCCTGCCCCCCTCGACTGGCAAGCCGTCGACGCCTACGCCTTCCCCGCACGCACCACTGCCGAACGCAGCGGCATCCGCACCGACGCGCTGCTGATCATCCGCGACGGGCGCATCCTCCACGAACGCTACGCCCCCCCGACCAGCGCCGCCACCGCCCACCTCACCTGGTCGATCAGCAAGAGCGTGCTTGCCACGCTGCTGGGGGTAGCCCAGGGCGAAGGCCGCTTCCAGCTGCAGGACCCGGTCACCCGCTTCTACCCGGCCATGCAGGCCCATCCTGGCGTGCGCATGGCCGACCTGCTGCATTGGGCCAGCGGCCTGGACTGGCAGGAGGACTACGAGTACGCCCCGCTCAAGTCATCAGTGGTTGCCATGCTGTATACCCGTGGCCGCGAGGACATGGCGGCCTATACGGCAGCGCGGGACACGGTGGCCAGCCCGGGCCAGCGGTTTCTCTACTCCAGTGGCGACAGCAACCTGCTGGCCGCCGCGCTGCGCGGCATGCTCGATGCCAGTCAGTACCCCGACTACCCCTGGCATGCGCTGTTCACCCCGTTAGGGATCGACAGCGCGGTATGGGAGCGTGACAGGGCGGGGACCTACGTGGGCTCGTCCTACCTGTACCTCAGCGCTCGCGACCTGGCACGCATCGGCCTGCTGATGCAGCGTGAGGGGCGCTGGCAGGATCGGCAATTGCTGCCCAGGCCCTGGGTGGCCTTCAACCGCACGCCGTTCGCCGCGGCCGAAGCAGTGCCCGGCGAGGCCAACCCCGGCGGACACTGGTGGCTCAACCAGCCGCTGGCCGGCGCTGCACGGCCTTGGCCGAGTGCGCCTGCCGACACCTACGCAGCCCTTGGCCACTGGGGCCAGGCGCTGTACGTGCTGCCCGCGCAAAAGCTGGTGATCGTGCGATACGCCGATGACCGCGACGGCAGCTACCAGCACGACGAGATGCTCAGGCGAATACTGGTGGCGCTGGCCGGGAAGGGGGCATGA
- a CDS encoding acyl-CoA dehydrogenase family protein, with protein sequence MAWLQRLNDPLRQGLAGTLGETYAVLLERLGPVAPFELAVLGGRAMATPGLAFLVGYQAALRVLWPSAPPSLGALCATERRSVRPADMRTRLDGLRLTGSKDFVTAGLEAEWLLVAARSEATGAAPQLNLAVVYPGEPGVTLEALPTLPLMPEVGHGRLVLEQAACELLAGDGWDAYVKPFRSLEDLYVLTALTAWLYGVGQECAWPQALRLQLLGLLAGCAEGSRQCADSVGCHLLLGGLFAQFQALRGEIDAALAAGAAHWAQIWQRDQGVMALAAAAREKRLNKAWAAAGLS encoded by the coding sequence ATGGCCTGGTTGCAACGACTCAACGACCCGCTTCGCCAAGGGTTGGCGGGCACCCTGGGCGAAACCTACGCAGTGCTGCTCGAGCGCCTTGGCCCGGTTGCCCCGTTCGAACTGGCGGTGCTCGGTGGGCGCGCAATGGCCACCCCGGGCCTGGCTTTCCTGGTCGGCTACCAGGCCGCCTTGCGCGTGCTGTGGCCCAGTGCCCCACCCAGCCTCGGTGCCCTGTGTGCCACCGAACGGCGCAGCGTGCGGCCGGCGGACATGCGCACGCGCCTGGACGGCTTGCGGCTGACCGGCAGCAAGGATTTCGTCACTGCGGGCCTGGAGGCGGAATGGCTGCTGGTGGCGGCGCGCAGCGAGGCGACGGGGGCGGCGCCGCAGTTGAACCTGGCGGTGGTCTACCCCGGGGAGCCAGGGGTGACGCTGGAAGCGCTGCCCACCCTGCCGCTGATGCCAGAGGTGGGCCATGGGCGGCTGGTGCTGGAGCAGGCTGCGTGCGAGTTGCTGGCCGGTGATGGTTGGGATGCCTATGTGAAGCCGTTCCGTTCGCTGGAGGACTTGTATGTGCTTACGGCGTTGACGGCCTGGCTGTATGGCGTTGGGCAGGAGTGCGCCTGGCCGCAGGCCCTGCGCCTGCAGTTGCTTGGGCTGCTGGCCGGGTGTGCCGAGGGTAGCCGGCAGTGTGCCGATAGCGTTGGCTGCCATTTGTTGCTGGGCGGGTTGTTTGCGCAGTTCCAGGCGCTGCGGGGGGAAATCGATGCCGCGTTGGCGGCGGGGGCGGCGCATTGGGCGCAGATCTGGCAGCGTGACCAAGGGGTGATGGCGCTGGCGGCGGCGGCGCGGGAGAAGCGGCTGAACAAGGCGTGGGCTGCTGCGGGATTGTCATGA
- the olsB gene encoding L-ornithine N(alpha)-acyltransferase: MTRIAHAGDNSTERRLQAERLVGAAALQEAQALRYKVFSAEFKARLKGAEQGLDMDDYDVHCRHIGVRDLSTGELVATTRLLDHQAASSLGRFYSEEEFSLHGLLQLQGPILELGRTCVAPDYRNGGTIAVLWGELAEVLNEGRYSYLMGCASIPMQDGGVQAHAVMQRLRDRYLCTEHLRAEPKNPLPNLALPHNVIAEMPPLLKAYMRLGAKICGEPCWDEDFQVADVFILLKRDELCPRYARHFKAAV; encoded by the coding sequence ATGACTCGGATCGCTCACGCTGGCGACAACAGCACCGAACGCCGTCTGCAAGCCGAACGCCTGGTTGGCGCCGCGGCCCTGCAAGAAGCCCAGGCCCTGCGCTACAAAGTGTTCAGCGCCGAATTCAAGGCCAGGCTCAAAGGTGCCGAGCAAGGCCTGGACATGGACGACTACGACGTGCACTGCCGCCACATTGGCGTACGCGACCTGAGTACCGGCGAGCTGGTCGCCACCACCCGCCTGCTCGACCATCAGGCCGCCAGCAGCCTGGGCCGCTTCTATAGCGAAGAAGAATTCAGCCTGCACGGCCTGTTGCAGCTGCAGGGCCCGATCCTGGAGCTGGGCCGCACCTGCGTAGCCCCCGACTACCGCAACGGAGGCACCATCGCCGTGCTCTGGGGCGAACTGGCCGAAGTGCTCAACGAAGGCCGCTACAGCTACCTGATGGGCTGCGCCAGCATCCCCATGCAAGATGGCGGAGTACAGGCCCACGCGGTGATGCAGCGCCTGCGTGACCGCTACCTGTGCACCGAGCACCTGCGTGCCGAGCCAAAGAACCCGTTGCCCAACCTGGCCCTGCCACACAACGTCATCGCCGAAATGCCACCGCTGCTCAAGGCGTACATGCGCCTGGGCGCGAAGATTTGCGGCGAGCCATGCTGGGACGAAGACTTCCAGGTGGCCGACGTGTTCATCCTGCTCAAGCGCGACGAGCTGTGCCCGCGCTACGCCCGCCACTTCAAGGCAGCGGTCTGA
- a CDS encoding lysophospholipid acyltransferase family protein: MPKLRVLARLTRLLLVLLQGMLMASVIALGERLGFKAPIERRQRWTCLFMKRLVAALPFDVRVVGELPQRPMLWVSNHVSWTDIPLLGMLLPLSFLSKAEVRHWPVAGWLAEKAGTLFIRRGGGDSQRLREQIAGQLGLARPLLIFPEGTTTNGRNLRTFHGRLLAGAIDRGVAVQPVAIQYLRAGQIDPIAPFIGDDDLVSHLMRLFAQPRGEVCIQLLQPIGSVGKERAVLALQAQQAIHLALFGVEDVELAPRRQARAA, translated from the coding sequence ATGCCGAAGCTGCGGGTACTGGCCCGCCTGACTCGACTGCTGCTGGTACTGCTGCAGGGCATGCTGATGGCCAGCGTGATCGCCCTGGGCGAACGCCTGGGGTTCAAGGCGCCCATCGAGCGCCGCCAGCGCTGGACCTGCCTGTTCATGAAGCGCCTGGTCGCGGCCCTGCCCTTCGATGTGCGGGTGGTTGGCGAGCTGCCGCAGCGGCCGATGCTGTGGGTCAGCAACCATGTGTCCTGGACCGATATCCCCCTGCTCGGCATGCTGCTGCCGCTGTCGTTCCTGTCCAAGGCCGAGGTGCGCCACTGGCCGGTGGCCGGCTGGCTGGCGGAGAAGGCCGGCACCCTGTTCATCCGCCGTGGCGGGGGCGACAGCCAGCGCCTGCGTGAACAGATCGCCGGGCAACTGGGCCTGGCCCGGCCGCTGCTGATCTTCCCGGAAGGCACCACCACCAACGGCCGTAACCTGCGCACCTTCCATGGCCGCCTGCTGGCAGGCGCCATCGACCGCGGCGTGGCGGTGCAGCCGGTCGCCATCCAGTACCTGCGCGCTGGCCAGATCGACCCGATTGCGCCGTTCATTGGTGATGATGACCTGGTGTCGCACCTGATGCGCCTGTTCGCCCAGCCGCGTGGGGAGGTTTGCATTCAGCTGCTGCAGCCGATCGGCAGCGTGGGCAAGGAGCGAGCGGTGCTGGCGTTGCAGGCGCAGCAGGCGATTCACCTGGCGTTGTTCGGGGTTGAAGACGTTGAGCTGGCGCCACGGCGGCAGGCGCGGGCAGCCTGA
- a CDS encoding acyl carrier protein phosphodiesterase yields the protein MNYLAHLHLGGPAPQQLLGSLYGDFVKGSLEGRFPPALEAAIRLHRHIDSYTDQHPLVQAALARFPRERRRFAGIVLDVFFDHCLARHWRDYAEQPLEQFTGDFYRVLLAEPELPGRLARIAPFMAADDWLGAYGDFATLEQVFNGIARRLSRPEGMVGVMGELERLYEPLLADFRAFYPQLQVFAAAGRLSGC from the coding sequence ATGAACTACCTCGCACACCTGCACCTCGGCGGCCCGGCGCCGCAACAACTGCTTGGCAGCCTGTATGGCGACTTCGTCAAGGGCTCGCTGGAAGGGCGCTTCCCACCTGCGCTGGAGGCGGCCATCCGGCTGCATCGGCATATCGACAGCTATACCGACCAGCACCCGTTGGTGCAGGCGGCACTGGCGCGCTTCCCACGGGAACGGCGGCGTTTTGCCGGCATTGTTCTGGATGTGTTTTTCGACCATTGCCTGGCGCGGCATTGGCGGGATTATGCCGAGCAACCGTTGGAGCAGTTCACCGGGGACTTTTATCGGGTGTTGCTGGCGGAGCCCGAGTTGCCGGGGCGGCTGGCGCGGATTGCGCCGTTCATGGCGGCGGATGACTGGCTGGGGGCGTATGGGGATTTTGCCACGCTGGAGCAGGTGTTCAACGGCATTGCCCGGCGCTTGTCGCGGCCGGAGGGGATGGTTGGGGTGATGGGGGAGCTGGAGCGGCTGTATGAGCCATTGCTGGCGGACTTCAGGGCGTTTTATCCGCAGTTGCAGGTGTTTGCAGCGGCTGGCCGGTTGTCTGGCTGTTAG
- a CDS encoding ArsR/SmtB family transcription factor → MPLDLDEIIKALAHPVRREILSWLKDPATQFPDQYHSTENGVCAGQIDQRCGLSQSTVSAHLATLQRAGLISSQKIGQWHFFKRNETTIQAFLEQLRQAL, encoded by the coding sequence ATGCCTCTCGATCTCGACGAAATCATAAAAGCGCTGGCCCACCCGGTCAGGCGAGAAATCCTCAGCTGGCTGAAGGACCCGGCAACGCAGTTTCCCGACCAGTACCACAGCACCGAGAACGGTGTGTGTGCCGGGCAGATCGACCAACGCTGCGGCCTGTCGCAGTCGACCGTTTCCGCCCACCTGGCCACCCTGCAGCGCGCCGGGCTGATCAGCAGCCAGAAGATCGGCCAATGGCACTTCTTCAAACGTAACGAAACCACCATCCAGGCGTTTCTCGAACAACTGCGCCAAGCACTCTGA